In Helianthus annuus cultivar XRQ/B chromosome 9, HanXRQr2.0-SUNRISE, whole genome shotgun sequence, the following are encoded in one genomic region:
- the LOC110879038 gene encoding pentatricopeptide repeat-containing protein At5g15980, mitochondrial, which produces MRNQWRLLLLQRCKPVSDLQYKVHSSPLLPLSPIISQITPHSRTPTTHFQNPNFTRFFSSSVQSNITPTLIELYSDPYKSNEDVMLELESKTNDNNIIELFKNRGSDPEAGRLFYEWVMGKESGDFTDLRSNSCNQLLGILGANGLVKEFWGLVEVMKKKGYGVKKGASVRAMERFEKDGLEGDVQRLKDLFALGSGGDSVEKDSSRVCKVVRAVPWGEDVENKLKGMGVVYSGDLVKSVLENLGTDLNKAVIFFRWVEESGLWKHDEKTYNAIAREVAREEYLDKFWRLIDEMRAAGFDLEKGTYVRVLNQFVRKRMLKDAVELYAFAMGGNVKPSVQDCPFLLKKIATGEKLDMDLFSKVLTVYKEGENTLTNAALDSVLKSLTSVGRFNECNKILRAMEEVGFFPDENLQSKIGFQLSKNSETEEASKFLDFVEGSRTIPSYKTFGSLIEGYCLSGHLDKACDCFEKLIENGGSSYAGYALETLTNAYCSKERANEAYKLLANAVIEKEVKPWHTTYKLLISKLLDQGLFKEATDLFAPMKAHGYPPYLDPFVKYVSKTGTTDETVMFLKAMTYKKVPSTAVYLRVFKAYFKAGRHNQAQDFLSKCPRYIRNHVDVLTLFSSMKLAKGTAAPTPVAA; this is translated from the coding sequence ATGAGAAATCAATGGCGTCTTCTTCTTCTCCAACGATGCAAACCAGTTTCCGATCTTCAATACAAGGTACACTCATCACCCCTTCTTCCTCTTTCTCCCATCATTTCCCAAATTACCCCTCACTCTCGCACACCCACTACCCATTTCCAAAACCCCAATTTCACGCGATTCTTTTCATCCTCTGTTCAATCGAATATCACACCAACATTGATTGAACTCTATTCAGATCCATATAAAAGCAATGAAGATGTTATGCTTGAATTAGAGTCCAAAACTAATGATAATAATATTATTGAGTTGTTTAAAAATAGAGGATCAGATCCTGAAGCTGGTAGGCTGTTTTACGAGTGGGTTATGGGTAAAGAAAGCGGTGATTTCACTGATTTGAGGTCAAACTCATGTAACCAGCTGTTGGGAATACTGGGGGCAAATGGGTTGGTTAAGGAGTTTTGGGGTTTGGTTGAGGTTATGAAGAAGAAAGGGTATGGAGTGAAGAAAGGTGCGTCGGTTCGCGCGATGGAACGGTTTGAGAAAGATGGGTTGGAGGGAGATGTGCAGAGGTTGAAGGATTTGTTTGCGTTGGGGTCGGGTGGTGATTCAGTTGAGAAAGATAGTTCTCGGGTTTGTAAGGTTGTTAGGGCGGTACCGTGGGGGGAAGATGTTGAGAATAAGTTGAAGGGGATGGGGGTTGTGTATTCGGGTGATTTGGTTAAGTCGGTTTTGGAGAATCTTGGAACGGATTTGAATAAAGCGGTTATTTTTTTTAGGTGGGTTGAGGAGAGTGGGTTGTGGAAACATGATGAGAAGACGTATAATGCGATTGCGAGAGAGGTGGCTAGAGAAGAGTATTTGGATAAGTTTTGGAGGTTGATTGATGAGATGAGGGCTGCGGGGTTTGACTTGGAGAAAGGTACTTACGTTCGCGTTTTGAATCAGTTTGTTAGGAAAAGAATGTTGAAAGATGCGGTTGAGTTGTACGCGTTTGCTATGGGTGGAAACGTGAAGCCGTCGGTTCAAGATTGCCCGTTTCTGTTGAAAAAGATAGCGACGGGTGAGAAGTTAGACATGGATTTGTTTTCGAAGGTTTTAACGGTTTATAAAGAGGGTGAGAATACGTTGACGAATGCTGCGTTGGATAGTGTTCTCAAGTCTTTAACGAGTGTCGGTAGGTTTAACGAGTGTAACAAGATATTAAGAGCGATGGAGGAAGTCGGGTTTTTTCCTGATGAGAATTTGCAAAGTAAAATCGGATTCCAGCTCAGCAAGAACAGTGAAACAGAGGAAGCGAGTAAGTTTCTTGATTTCGTGGAAGGTTCCAGAACTATTCCAAGTTATAAAACTTTCGGGTCGTTGATTGAAGGATACTGTCTTTCCGGTCACCTGGATAAAGCTTGTGATTGTTTCGAAAAACTGATTGAAAACGGAGGGAGCTCTTATGCTGGTTATGCATTGGAAACATTGACAAATGCGTATTGCTCTAAAGAAAGAGCAAACGAAGCTTACAAACTCCTCGCAAATGCGGTCATTGAGAAAGAAGTTAAACCGTGGCATACTACATACAAGTTATTAATAAGTAAGCTATTGGATCAAGGGCTGTTCAAAGAAGCTACCGACCTTTTTGCACCAATGAAAGCTCACGGATACCCACCTTACTTGGACCCGTTTGTTAAATACGTTTCAAAGACGGGCACCACTGATGAAACTGTCATGTTCTTAAAAGCAATGACTTACAAGAAAGTACCGTCAACAGCAGTTTACTTGCGGGTCTTCAAAGCGTATTTTAAGGCT